Proteins from one Prosthecobacter sp. genomic window:
- a CDS encoding DUF1549 domain-containing protein — translation MKHLLCGLAFTTSALADTTQQAVARVDAALTRDFQQALAQQRSRNNPLPPTPVLSAADDAVFLRRACIDIAGRLPRVDEVRAFLADQSPDKRARLTDALIKEPSAVEARFRMLAEAFRVKDDDALAAWLKQAAADDRPFDQIVTHIVGSGLLSQRDGNNPLRTATEVAYAVLGEDLHCALCHDHPFNDHTELEAYQFAACFTASDEFDNVRLPMDYKYRNGKPGEIVNPKLIRLTREAPPEMKDRKDPRMQVAQWITTESSHRFATIAALRVWSSLFGMPGLDVDRTVGGVDPAPAWHDVRADTRVIYSRNCFTTPASDRATWIGDDFSRGTLLDAYVALGDEFRLCGHRIGEFQRILARTNAYNRAGFDHRRQWMFGTRLVPAPKIRRLPAEVVWDTLSVEKSHQLPQVPPAEHPLRMLGRSTREWMDESSAPISHELVRFMLNSADVENAVAAGPAGISIEDLFLSILGRYPSGIEKAIAQNHHYASPETASQDIAWALINTAEFMFRP, via the coding sequence ATGAAACACCTGCTTTGCGGTCTTGCCTTCACCACCTCAGCCCTCGCCGACACCACGCAGCAGGCCGTGGCGCGTGTCGATGCCGCCCTGACGCGTGATTTTCAGCAGGCGCTGGCACAGCAGCGAAGCCGCAACAACCCACTGCCGCCCACGCCGGTGCTTTCCGCGGCGGATGATGCCGTGTTCCTGCGTCGTGCGTGCATCGACATCGCCGGACGGTTGCCGCGCGTGGACGAGGTGCGCGCCTTCCTCGCCGATCAATCGCCTGACAAACGCGCACGCCTCACCGATGCGTTGATCAAAGAACCAAGCGCGGTGGAAGCGCGCTTCCGCATGCTGGCCGAGGCGTTTCGCGTGAAGGACGACGACGCGCTGGCCGCCTGGCTCAAACAAGCCGCCGCAGATGACCGTCCGTTCGATCAAATCGTGACTCACATCGTCGGCAGCGGCCTGCTCAGCCAGCGTGACGGGAACAACCCGCTACGCACGGCCACCGAGGTCGCCTACGCGGTGCTGGGGGAGGATCTACACTGTGCCCTTTGCCACGATCATCCTTTCAACGATCACACCGAGTTGGAAGCCTATCAGTTCGCGGCATGCTTCACTGCCAGTGACGAGTTTGACAACGTCCGGCTGCCCATGGACTACAAGTATCGCAATGGAAAGCCAGGAGAGATCGTGAACCCCAAGTTGATACGCCTGACCCGCGAAGCACCTCCTGAGATGAAAGACCGCAAGGATCCGCGCATGCAGGTGGCCCAATGGATCACCACCGAGAGCAGCCATCGCTTTGCCACCATCGCCGCCTTGCGTGTCTGGAGCAGTCTCTTTGGCATGCCGGGTCTTGATGTGGATCGCACGGTTGGAGGAGTCGATCCCGCGCCTGCATGGCATGATGTCCGCGCCGACACGAGAGTCATCTACAGCCGCAACTGCTTTACCACTCCGGCAAGTGACCGCGCCACATGGATCGGCGATGATTTTTCTCGTGGCACGTTGCTGGATGCTTATGTTGCCCTGGGTGATGAGTTCCGTCTTTGCGGCCACCGCATCGGTGAGTTTCAGCGCATTCTCGCCCGCACCAACGCCTACAACCGCGCTGGTTTTGATCATCGTCGGCAATGGATGTTCGGCACACGTCTTGTGCCCGCTCCCAAAATCCGTCGTCTGCCCGCCGAAGTGGTCTGGGACACGCTCTCAGTAGAAAAAAGCCACCAACTCCCGCAGGTGCCGCCTGCGGAGCACCCGCTGCGCATGCTGGGCCGCAGCACACGCGAATGGATGGACGAAAGCTCGGCACCCATCTCACACGAGCTCGTGCGATTCATGCTGAACAGCGCTGATGTCGAAAATGCCGTCGCTGCCGGTCCGGCGGGCATCAGCATCGAAGATTTGTTCCTTTCCATCCTCGGCCGTTATCCCAGCGGCATCGAAAAGGCGATCGCCCAGAACCATCACTACGCGTCGCCCGAAACCGCCTCGCAAGACATCGCCTGGGCTTTGATCAACACGGCGGAGTTCATGTTCAGGCCATGA
- the purD gene encoding phosphoribosylamine--glycine ligase gives MKILVTGKGGREHALITALSESPQKHELFAYPGSDAIEELATRVDVAGLPELIAWMTQNGIDLCVAGEEAWLVKDRGLSNLCAEAGIPCWGPKKEIAQLEASKTFAKKFLQRHGIPTADFMICTNATEAKAALRELPIVLKFDGLAAGKGVAVCTDKAEAEAFVDDVMEKRCFGAGDLLVEKCLTGPEISVFASVCDESYQILMPARDYKRIRDNDQGPNTGGMGAVASLELAEPALMQRIEREIVQPTVQGILKDGLKYRGFLYFGLMLTPTGPQVIEYNCRFGDPEAEAVLPMLRGDFATYAFEAAKGNLKPELIQFAPGWSICVITASAGYPASSHSGDVISGLDAVSGARVYHCGTKRNAGGQFETNGGRVLAVVAQGATRVEAREKAYAESAKITFDGMQRRSDIGKMHFE, from the coding sequence ATGAAAATCCTCGTTACTGGCAAAGGCGGACGCGAACATGCACTCATCACGGCTCTCAGTGAGTCGCCGCAGAAGCATGAGCTGTTCGCGTATCCAGGCAGCGATGCCATTGAGGAGCTGGCGACGCGGGTGGACGTGGCGGGATTGCCGGAATTGATCGCGTGGATGACGCAGAATGGCATCGACCTCTGTGTGGCGGGCGAGGAGGCGTGGCTGGTAAAGGATCGTGGCTTGTCGAATCTATGCGCTGAGGCGGGGATTCCGTGCTGGGGTCCGAAGAAGGAGATCGCTCAGCTTGAAGCGTCGAAAACGTTCGCGAAGAAGTTTTTGCAGCGTCACGGCATCCCGACGGCGGATTTCATGATCTGCACGAACGCGACGGAGGCCAAGGCAGCGCTGAGGGAGCTGCCCATCGTGTTGAAGTTCGACGGACTGGCTGCTGGCAAGGGCGTGGCGGTTTGCACGGACAAGGCGGAGGCGGAAGCATTCGTCGATGATGTGATGGAGAAGCGCTGCTTCGGCGCGGGCGATCTGCTCGTCGAAAAATGCCTCACGGGACCGGAGATTTCGGTTTTCGCATCGGTGTGCGATGAGTCGTATCAGATCCTCATGCCGGCGCGTGACTACAAGCGCATCCGCGACAACGACCAAGGACCGAACACAGGTGGCATGGGCGCGGTGGCGTCGCTGGAACTGGCGGAACCGGCGCTGATGCAGCGCATCGAACGCGAGATCGTGCAGCCGACGGTGCAGGGCATCTTGAAGGACGGCTTGAAGTATCGCGGCTTCCTGTATTTCGGACTCATGCTAACACCCACGGGGCCGCAGGTGATCGAGTACAACTGCCGCTTTGGCGATCCCGAGGCTGAGGCCGTGTTGCCGATGCTGCGGGGTGATTTTGCGACCTATGCGTTTGAAGCGGCGAAGGGGAATCTAAAACCGGAGTTGATTCAATTCGCGCCCGGCTGGAGCATCTGCGTGATCACCGCGAGCGCGGGTTATCCGGCTTCATCGCACAGTGGTGATGTGATTTCAGGTTTGGACGCGGTGAGCGGCGCACGTGTTTATCACTGCGGCACGAAGCGGAATGCAGGCGGTCAGTTCGAGACGAACGGCGGTCGTGTGCTCGCCGTAGTGGCTCAAGGCGCGACGCGAGTCGAAGCGCGGGAAAAAGCATATGCCGAGAGCGCGAAGATCACGTTCGATGGTATGCAACGGCGCTCGGACATCGGGAAGATGCATTTTGAGTGA